The uncultured Roseibium sp. genome contains a region encoding:
- a CDS encoding MotB family protein: protein MQDTLPNEIVIVRRRPDWEGETHGHGVWKIAYADFMTAMMAFFLVMWLINVTDDSVKSGVAQYFNPVKLASTAPNKKGLNDPNVAGTTNEDGANLPEGDLSAGNGRKEGLDIRKGVAPEASERSSGDSSGQFTQTHSEAQLFADPYAVLDKLAGMAASTEEVKYSDREAYGDGQEKLAGARGGDAFRDPFDPLYWQFLPTRGAGEVDFAADPSDETQTDTVTVIEPTPASVPGGEETAEGGNGNAVVVAHVLTGKSAPSTSGEARALGNGPSVQDRQQALLKLKAADTTVPAEGTTLIERLNIALSENDSGTMKETVSRVTVEAVDEGVLISLTDDQNFGMFAIGSAEPRPELVALLGRIGKIVRAEGGQIVIKGHTDARPFRSKNYDNWRLSTARAHMALYMLARGGVPMKRFERVEGYADRDLKHPEDPNAASNRRIEIFLKEAR from the coding sequence ATGCAGGATACCTTGCCCAACGAAATCGTCATTGTCCGGCGCAGGCCGGATTGGGAAGGGGAAACGCATGGCCATGGGGTGTGGAAGATCGCCTATGCGGATTTCATGACCGCCATGATGGCGTTTTTCCTGGTCATGTGGCTCATCAATGTCACCGACGACAGCGTAAAGAGCGGCGTCGCCCAGTATTTCAATCCGGTCAAACTCGCTTCAACCGCGCCGAATAAAAAGGGCCTCAACGACCCGAATGTCGCCGGCACGACCAATGAAGACGGCGCCAATCTGCCGGAAGGCGACCTGAGTGCGGGCAACGGCCGCAAGGAAGGCCTGGATATTCGCAAAGGGGTCGCACCGGAAGCATCGGAGCGGAGTTCGGGCGACAGCTCGGGCCAGTTTACCCAGACCCATTCCGAGGCCCAGCTTTTCGCCGATCCATATGCGGTGCTCGACAAGCTTGCCGGGATGGCCGCTTCCACCGAGGAGGTCAAATACTCCGATCGGGAAGCCTATGGCGATGGCCAGGAAAAACTGGCCGGAGCTCGAGGCGGTGACGCGTTTCGTGATCCTTTCGATCCACTATACTGGCAGTTTTTGCCAACGCGCGGTGCAGGGGAAGTGGATTTCGCCGCAGACCCGTCTGACGAAACGCAGACAGATACGGTCACCGTCATCGAGCCGACACCTGCCTCTGTTCCGGGCGGAGAAGAGACGGCTGAAGGTGGAAACGGAAATGCCGTTGTCGTTGCTCACGTTCTCACGGGCAAGTCGGCTCCATCCACGTCAGGTGAGGCCCGGGCGCTCGGAAACGGTCCGTCGGTGCAGGACAGGCAACAGGCTCTTCTGAAATTGAAAGCGGCCGATACAACGGTTCCTGCCGAAGGCACGACGCTGATCGAACGATTGAACATTGCACTGTCGGAAAACGACAGCGGAACCATGAAAGAAACGGTCAGCCGTGTCACGGTCGAGGCAGTCGATGAAGGGGTCCTGATCAGCCTTACGGACGACCAGAACTTCGGCATGTTTGCCATCGGGTCCGCCGAGCCTCGTCCCGAGCTCGTCGCCTTGCTCGGCCGGATCGGCAAGATCGTGCGGGCGGAAGGGGGCCAGATTGTCATCAAGGGTCATACGGATGCCCGGCCGTTCCGGTCGAAAAACTATGACAACTGGCGCCTGTCGACCGCACGCGCCCACATGGCTCTCTACATGCTCGCGCGTGGCGGTGTGCCGATGAAGCGCTTCGAGCGGGTCGAGGGTTATGCCGATCGGGACCTGAAACACCCGGAAGATCCCAATGCGGCATCCAACCGGAGGATTGAAATCTTCCTGAAGGAGGCGAGGTGA
- the fliF gene encoding flagellar basal-body MS-ring/collar protein FliF, which yields MPGREQAEKLWANLQELGAKRLIALALIGLATIMTVGLGAYYLSRPEQTVLYTGLEGEDVTRIGSALQDAGIPYDVSSDGTAVMVNHGATAKARMLLAEKGLPRGANSGYELFDDLGSLGLTSFMQEVTRVRALEGELARTIQLMQGVRAARVHIVMPEKGSFRRDQQPPSASVVIRSEKSDDIRTADAIRHLVAAGVPGMTPDKVTVLDTSGELLAAGDDPSKASAGQLASLEAVVSSRIQENIRKTLTPYLGIDNFQVSVAADLNTDRRKIAETIYDPESRTERSVRTIRENENSQNASTETPTTVEQNIPEQNVPANNGERSSEENQRREETVNYEISSKRIETSQDGFKVERLSIAVLVDRARLNASLGGEPDQTAVDAQLDEIRQLAASSAGVDATRGDMVKVSVVDFIDGGRDLEPIPPLSVTEYLLRQSGNMINAAAILIVAGMVIWFGLRPAVAALVPKPEPVAAEIAEMAMMPEDSDMTGEYSGQAYLTSPDHTAMLSDLNSKLNQSPLKKLESLLDYNEEQSAAILRQWLYENERA from the coding sequence ATGCCTGGCCGCGAGCAAGCAGAAAAACTTTGGGCAAATCTCCAGGAACTCGGTGCAAAACGCTTGATTGCGTTGGCTCTGATCGGGTTGGCAACGATCATGACGGTCGGCCTGGGCGCCTATTATCTTTCCCGGCCGGAGCAGACGGTGCTCTACACCGGCCTGGAAGGCGAAGACGTCACCCGCATCGGCTCCGCGCTGCAGGATGCCGGTATTCCCTATGATGTCAGTTCTGACGGCACCGCCGTCATGGTCAATCACGGGGCAACCGCCAAGGCACGCATGCTGCTCGCCGAAAAAGGCCTGCCGAGGGGGGCTAACTCCGGTTACGAACTCTTTGATGATCTGGGATCGCTCGGCCTGACATCCTTCATGCAGGAGGTGACACGGGTGCGCGCGCTTGAAGGTGAACTCGCCCGGACCATTCAGCTGATGCAGGGCGTACGCGCCGCCCGGGTCCATATCGTGATGCCGGAAAAAGGCTCTTTCCGACGCGACCAGCAACCTCCATCGGCCTCTGTGGTGATCCGGTCCGAAAAATCCGACGACATTCGCACCGCAGACGCGATCCGCCATCTGGTTGCTGCCGGTGTTCCCGGCATGACACCGGACAAGGTGACCGTGCTGGATACGTCCGGCGAACTGCTTGCGGCAGGTGACGACCCGTCAAAGGCATCCGCCGGCCAGCTTGCGTCCCTTGAAGCCGTCGTGTCCAGCCGGATCCAGGAAAACATCCGCAAAACCCTGACCCCCTATCTGGGCATCGACAATTTCCAGGTTAGCGTCGCCGCGGATCTGAACACCGACCGGCGAAAGATTGCCGAAACGATCTACGATCCGGAATCCCGGACGGAGCGATCGGTTCGCACCATCCGCGAAAACGAGAATTCCCAGAACGCCAGCACTGAGACCCCGACGACGGTCGAACAGAACATTCCGGAGCAGAACGTTCCCGCGAACAACGGAGAGCGCTCGAGCGAGGAAAATCAACGGCGGGAAGAAACGGTCAATTACGAGATCTCCTCCAAGCGGATCGAGACTTCCCAGGACGGTTTCAAGGTCGAACGCCTGTCGATCGCCGTGCTTGTCGACCGAGCACGGCTGAATGCGTCGCTCGGCGGCGAGCCGGATCAAACTGCAGTCGATGCGCAGCTGGATGAAATTCGCCAGCTTGCGGCATCTTCGGCCGGTGTCGATGCGACCCGTGGTGACATGGTCAAGGTATCCGTGGTCGACTTTATCGACGGTGGCCGCGACCTGGAACCGATCCCGCCCTTGAGTGTCACCGAGTACCTGCTTCGGCAGTCGGGCAATATGATCAACGCCGCGGCTATCCTCATCGTCGCCGGCATGGTGATCTGGTTCGGTCTTCGCCCGGCGGTTGCCGCTCTGGTCCCCAAACCGGAACCGGTCGCCGCGGAAATCGCCGAAATGGCGATGATGCCGGAAGACTCCGACATGACCGGGGAGTATTCCGGTCAGGCCTATCTCACGTCTCCGGATCATACGGCGATGCTGAGCGACCTGAATTCCAAGCTCAATCAGTCGCCTTTGAAAAAGCTGGAATCTCTTCTGGACTACAACGAAGAACAGTCGGCCGCGATCCTGCGCCAGTGGCTCTATGAAAACGAGAGGGCGTAA
- a CDS encoding flagellin, which yields MSSLMTNASAMTALQTLNSTNKQMSEVQNRISTGYRVSTASDNAAYWSIATTMRSDNMALSAVEDALGLGAATVDVMYTATESTVDVVNEIKAKLVAARQPGVDRNKIQSDITELQGQLQTIADSAVFNGENWLSVDSGAADYNASKTIVGSFTRSGGAITIDTIAIDITQTELFDTTGADGILDGAKTNGNVVSTIDISALTDSAADLTTLENMIADVDEALGEITDSATLLGSVKKRVDLQKDFVTALTDAIDRGVGQLVDADMNEESTRLQALQVQQQLGIQALSIANSNSQNILSLFR from the coding sequence ATGTCTAGCCTTATGACAAATGCGTCGGCAATGACCGCGCTGCAGACCCTGAACTCCACCAACAAGCAGATGTCCGAAGTGCAGAACCGCATTTCCACCGGTTACCGCGTGTCCACTGCCTCGGACAACGCGGCCTACTGGTCGATTGCGACCACCATGCGCTCCGATAACATGGCACTGTCTGCCGTTGAGGATGCTCTGGGTCTTGGTGCAGCAACGGTTGATGTCATGTACACGGCGACTGAAAGCACCGTGGATGTCGTGAACGAGATCAAGGCAAAGCTCGTTGCCGCCCGCCAGCCGGGTGTCGACCGCAACAAGATCCAGTCCGACATCACCGAGCTCCAGGGCCAGCTGCAGACGATTGCCGATTCTGCTGTCTTCAACGGAGAAAACTGGCTTTCGGTCGACTCCGGTGCTGCAGACTACAACGCGTCCAAGACCATTGTGGGTTCCTTCACCCGCTCCGGCGGTGCGATCACGATCGATACCATTGCCATTGACATCACCCAGACCGAACTGTTCGACACGACCGGTGCCGACGGTATCCTGGATGGTGCCAAGACCAACGGTAACGTCGTTTCCACGATTGACATCTCGGCCCTGACCGACTCGGCAGCCGACCTGACGACCCTGGAAAACATGATTGCTGACGTGGACGAAGCCCTCGGTGAAATCACGGATTCCGCAACCCTGCTGGGTTCCGTGAAAAAGCGCGTTGACCTGCAGAAGGACTTCGTGACGGCTCTGACGGACGCCATTGATCGTGGCGTCGGCCAGCTTGTCGATGCGGACATGAACGAGGAATCGACCCGTCTCCAGGCTCTGCAGGTGCAGCAGCAGCTTGGTATCCAGGCGCTGTCGATTGCCAACTCGAACAGCCAGAACATCCTCTCGCTGTTCCGTTAA
- the nqrF gene encoding NADH:ubiquinone reductase (Na(+)-transporting) subunit F, whose product MATFGLGILLFTLIVLGLVTIILAARSKLVSVGNVDITINGEKTISVPAGGKLLQTLAEQKLFVPSACGGGGTCAQCRVRIFSGGGSILPTEESHITKREAACGDRLSCQVAVKQDMEIEVPEEVFGVKKWECTVRSNENVATFIKALVLELPEGEDVNFRAGGYIQIEAPAHKLKYTDFDVEDEYRGDWDKFNLWQYESIVDEPVERAYSMANYPEEKGIIMLNVRVASPPPGTEGIPPGKMSSYIFNLKPGDKVTISGPFGEFFARDTDKEMVFIGGGAGMAPMRSHIFDQLKRLKSKRKISFWYGARSKREMFFVEDFDQLAAENPNFEWHVALSDALPEDDWTGYTGFIHNVLYNEYLKNHPAPEDCEFYMCGPPIMNSSVINMLLDLGVDREDIMLDDFGG is encoded by the coding sequence GTGGCCACATTTGGACTAGGCATACTTCTCTTTACCCTGATCGTGCTGGGCCTCGTCACGATCATTCTTGCGGCCCGTTCCAAGCTCGTCTCAGTCGGCAACGTCGATATCACGATCAACGGCGAGAAGACGATTTCCGTACCTGCGGGCGGCAAACTACTGCAGACGCTTGCGGAGCAGAAACTGTTCGTACCATCGGCTTGCGGCGGCGGGGGCACCTGCGCCCAGTGCCGGGTCAGGATTTTCTCCGGCGGTGGCTCGATTCTTCCGACGGAAGAAAGCCACATCACCAAGCGCGAAGCCGCCTGCGGCGACCGTCTGTCCTGTCAGGTAGCCGTCAAGCAGGACATGGAGATCGAGGTTCCCGAAGAAGTCTTCGGCGTCAAGAAATGGGAATGCACGGTCCGTTCCAACGAGAATGTGGCCACCTTCATCAAGGCGCTGGTGCTTGAGTTGCCCGAGGGTGAGGACGTGAACTTCCGTGCCGGCGGCTACATTCAGATCGAGGCGCCCGCACACAAGCTCAAATACACCGACTTCGATGTCGAGGATGAGTATCGCGGAGATTGGGACAAGTTCAATCTCTGGCAATACGAGTCGATCGTGGACGAGCCGGTCGAACGTGCCTATTCAATGGCGAATTACCCGGAGGAAAAGGGCATCATCATGCTCAATGTCCGCGTGGCTTCGCCGCCTCCGGGCACGGAAGGCATTCCGCCCGGCAAGATGTCCAGCTACATCTTCAACTTGAAACCGGGCGACAAGGTCACGATTTCCGGTCCGTTCGGCGAGTTCTTCGCGCGCGACACAGACAAGGAGATGGTGTTCATCGGCGGCGGCGCAGGCATGGCGCCGATGCGCAGTCATATCTTCGACCAGCTCAAGCGGTTGAAATCCAAGCGCAAGATCAGCTTCTGGTACGGTGCGCGCTCCAAGCGGGAAATGTTCTTCGTTGAAGATTTCGACCAGCTCGCCGCGGAGAACCCGAATTTCGAATGGCATGTCGCCTTGTCCGACGCGCTGCCGGAAGACGACTGGACCGGCTATACCGGCTTCATTCACAACGTTCTCTATAACGAGTATCTCAAGAACCATCCCGCTCCGGAGGACTGCGAGTTCTATATGTGCGGACCGCCAATCATGAACTCGTCGGTGATCAACATGCTGCTTGATCTGGGCGTAGACCGCGAAGACATCATGCTGGACGACTTCGGCGGTTAG
- the nqrE gene encoding NADH:ubiquinone reductase (Na(+)-transporting) subunit E, whose product MEQLISLAVKAVFVENLALSFFLGMCTFIAVSKKISTAIGLGISVMVVQAITVPANNLILTYLLAPGALSWAGFGDVDLTFLGLISYIGVIAALVQILEMVLDKYFPPLYNALGVFLPLITVNCAILGGSLFMVERDYNFPEALTYGVSSGFGWALAITAMAGVREKLKYSDIPEGLQGLGVTFITAGLMAMAFMSFSGVKL is encoded by the coding sequence ATGGAACAGCTGATTTCCCTCGCAGTCAAAGCGGTCTTCGTCGAGAACCTCGCCCTGTCTTTCTTTTTGGGCATGTGCACGTTCATCGCCGTTTCCAAGAAGATTTCCACGGCCATTGGCCTGGGGATTTCCGTGATGGTCGTGCAGGCCATCACGGTACCGGCAAACAACCTGATCCTCACCTATTTGCTGGCGCCAGGCGCTTTGTCCTGGGCCGGTTTCGGTGACGTGGACCTGACCTTCCTCGGCCTGATTTCCTATATCGGCGTGATCGCGGCGCTGGTGCAGATCCTCGAAATGGTGCTCGATAAGTACTTTCCGCCGCTCTACAACGCCCTTGGTGTGTTCCTGCCCCTGATCACCGTGAACTGTGCGATCCTCGGCGGGTCTCTCTTCATGGTGGAGCGGGATTACAATTTCCCGGAAGCGCTCACATACGGCGTGTCATCCGGCTTTGGCTGGGCTCTGGCGATCACCGCTATGGCGGGTGTCCGCGAGAAGCTGAAATATTCCGATATCCCGGAAGGCCTGCAGGGCCTGGGCGTCACCTTTATCACCGCGGGGCTGATGGCTATGGCCTTTATGTCCTTCAGCGGCGTCAAACTGTAA
- a CDS encoding NADH:ubiquinone reductase (Na(+)-transporting) subunit D yields MALTKRELLVDPLVDNNPITLQVLGICSALAVTSSLKVAFVMALAVTLVTAFSSMFISILRNQIPGAIRIIVQMVIIASLVIIVDQILKAYAFEISKTLSVFVGLIITNCIVMGRAEAFAMKNPPIASFIDGIGNGLGYGLILMLVGVIRELFGSGSLFGITILPTVNNGGWYVPNGLLLLPPSAFFVIGLLIWAFRSWKPEQVEEREYKIQTVEAH; encoded by the coding sequence ATGGCGCTGACCAAAAGAGAATTGCTTGTTGATCCGCTGGTCGACAACAACCCGATCACGTTGCAGGTCCTGGGGATCTGTTCAGCCCTCGCTGTCACGTCGTCTCTCAAGGTGGCCTTCGTGATGGCCCTCGCTGTGACGCTGGTGACCGCGTTCTCCTCGATGTTCATCTCCATCCTGCGCAACCAGATCCCGGGAGCGATCCGGATCATCGTTCAGATGGTGATCATCGCCTCGCTTGTGATCATCGTGGACCAGATCCTCAAGGCTTATGCCTTCGAGATCTCGAAAACCCTGTCGGTTTTCGTGGGGCTTATCATCACCAACTGCATCGTCATGGGCCGCGCGGAAGCCTTCGCCATGAAGAACCCTCCGATTGCCTCCTTCATCGACGGTATCGGCAACGGTCTCGGTTACGGGCTGATCCTGATGCTGGTGGGTGTCATTCGCGAATTGTTCGGTTCCGGCAGCCTATTCGGTATCACGATCCTGCCGACCGTGAACAACGGCGGATGGTATGTTCCCAACGGCCTGCTGCTGCTGCCGCCTTCCGCATTTTTCGTTATCGGACTGCTTATCTGGGCATTCCGGAGCTGGAAGCCTGAGCAGGTCGAGGAGCGCGAATACAAGATCCAGACGGTGGAAGCGCACTGA
- a CDS encoding Na(+)-translocating NADH-quinone reductase subunit C, which yields MPEDSGQKENKREKGFIRRFLDLPPDSVPKTVFVAVSLCLVASMIVSATAVSLRPIQEVNKLRDKQINILQVAGRYDPSVKVSEAFSVFEPHVLELATGKFTDKFDPATFDERAAAEDPATSVALKDDPASIGRKSKYVTVYLLRKKDGSIDKVILPIHGYGLWSTLYGFIALEANGNDIYGLQFYSHAETPGLGAEVDNPRWKALWRGKKLADDSGDLLITVAKTAPPQGEEYHVDALAGATLTSRGVDNLVRFWMGEEGYAPFLRNLKAGEI from the coding sequence ATGCCTGAAGACAGCGGTCAGAAAGAAAACAAGCGCGAAAAAGGCTTTATTCGGCGTTTTCTCGACTTGCCGCCGGACTCCGTGCCGAAAACCGTGTTCGTCGCCGTATCGTTGTGCCTGGTGGCCTCGATGATCGTGTCGGCGACTGCGGTTTCGCTCCGGCCGATCCAGGAGGTCAACAAGCTCCGCGACAAGCAGATCAACATTCTGCAGGTTGCCGGCCGTTATGATCCCTCGGTCAAGGTCTCCGAAGCCTTCTCTGTCTTCGAGCCCCATGTTCTGGAGCTTGCGACGGGAAAATTCACGGATAAATTCGACCCGGCGACCTTTGACGAGCGTGCGGCGGCCGAGGATCCGGCAACTTCAGTTGCTCTGAAGGATGATCCGGCCTCGATCGGGCGGAAGTCGAAATATGTCACCGTCTATCTTCTGCGAAAAAAAGACGGCAGCATCGACAAAGTGATCCTCCCGATCCACGGCTATGGTCTTTGGTCGACGCTCTACGGCTTTATTGCGCTGGAAGCGAACGGCAACGACATTTACGGCCTGCAGTTCTACAGCCACGCGGAGACGCCCGGTCTCGGCGCGGAAGTGGACAATCCACGCTGGAAAGCGCTCTGGAGAGGCAAGAAACTGGCTGACGACAGCGGCGACCTGCTGATCACCGTCGCCAAGACAGCGCCGCCCCAAGGCGAAGAGTATCATGTCGACGCCCTGGCTGGGGCAACACTGACCTCGCGCGGCGTCGATAACCTGGTTCGTTTCTGGATGGGTGAGGAAGGCTACGCGCCTTTCCTTAGAAATCTCAAGGCGGGAGAAATCTGA
- a CDS encoding NADH:ubiquinone reductase (Na(+)-transporting) subunit B, translating to MGLRNFFDRIEPNFAKGGKYEKLFPIYEMVESFLYTPKTVTTVAPHARSYVDMKRIMTYVVIATIPCILVGLYNVGFQVNSAIAVHGASGWRAWLIEALGIGFDPANPFANFMHGLLYFLPIYITALVVGGIWEVIFATVRGHEVNEGFLVTSMLYALILPASAPLWQVALGISFGVVIGKEVFGGTGKNFLNPALTGRAFLYFAYPAQMSGDSIWTPVDGFSGATALSVSASDGYAQLAANGLSWMDAFLGTIQGSIGETSTLACLIGLAFLLITKIANWRLVVGCLVGMIGFSTLLNVIGSDTNPMFAMPWYWHLVVGGYAFGLAFMVTEPVSASHTNLGRYVYGALIGFMVVMIRVINPAFPEGMMLAILFGNVFAPLIDYFVVQANIKRRAKRNA from the coding sequence TTGGGCCTTCGCAACTTCTTCGACCGCATCGAGCCTAATTTCGCGAAGGGCGGCAAATACGAGAAGCTGTTTCCCATCTACGAGATGGTGGAGAGTTTCCTCTATACGCCCAAGACCGTAACCACGGTCGCACCGCATGCCCGCTCCTACGTCGATATGAAGCGGATCATGACCTATGTGGTCATTGCGACGATCCCGTGCATTCTCGTCGGGCTTTACAATGTCGGTTTTCAGGTGAACTCCGCCATCGCGGTCCACGGCGCCTCCGGCTGGCGCGCCTGGCTGATCGAGGCATTGGGTATCGGTTTCGATCCGGCCAATCCGTTCGCCAATTTCATGCACGGGCTGCTTTACTTCCTGCCGATCTACATTACCGCTCTCGTGGTGGGTGGCATCTGGGAAGTGATCTTTGCGACCGTGCGTGGCCATGAGGTCAACGAAGGCTTCCTCGTTACCTCCATGCTTTACGCGCTGATCCTGCCGGCCTCCGCCCCCCTTTGGCAGGTGGCGCTGGGGATTTCCTTTGGCGTGGTCATCGGCAAGGAAGTCTTCGGAGGCACCGGAAAGAACTTCCTCAACCCGGCCCTGACCGGTCGCGCCTTCCTCTATTTCGCTTACCCGGCCCAGATGTCGGGCGACTCGATCTGGACACCGGTTGACGGGTTTTCAGGAGCCACGGCGCTGTCCGTCTCGGCTTCCGATGGTTATGCGCAACTCGCTGCCAACGGCCTGAGCTGGATGGACGCCTTCCTTGGCACGATCCAGGGAAGTATCGGGGAGACATCGACCCTGGCGTGCCTGATCGGCCTTGCATTCCTTCTGATCACCAAGATTGCCAACTGGCGGCTTGTCGTCGGCTGCCTGGTCGGAATGATCGGCTTTTCGACGCTTCTGAACGTCATCGGGTCGGACACCAACCCGATGTTCGCCATGCCCTGGTACTGGCATCTTGTGGTTGGAGGGTACGCCTTCGGCCTGGCGTTCATGGTGACGGAGCCGGTTTCGGCCTCGCACACCAATCTCGGCCGCTACGTCTATGGCGCCCTGATCGGTTTCATGGTCGTGATGATCCGTGTCATCAACCCGGCCTTTCCGGAAGGAATGATGCTCGCGATTCTGTTCGGTAACGTTTTCGCACCGCTGATCGACTATTTCGTGGTGCAGGCAAACATCAAGCGTAGGGCCAAACGAAATGCCTGA
- a CDS encoding Na(+)-translocating NADH-quinone reductase subunit A → MQSFKLKKGLDLPVLGAPIQEIEETKETETVAVLAADYVGMKPRLLVQEGDAVSIGSPLFFHKDTPDVMVVSPAPGRVKAVNRGARRVLISVEIEVGDTGAAPVDFSSIGDSATAEGLAQRLCASGLWTSFRTRPYSKVPDPATRPAAIFVNAMDTEPLSPDPLVVLAECADDFAKGLEAVASLSEGKTYLCHETGASVPGSDVAGIEPAAFSGPHPAGLSGTHIHFLEAPGAAKTVWTIGYQDVVAIGRLLRSGHHDPRRVIALSGPLCAKPRLIRTVTGASMEELSRNEIAGDKPARLISGSILSGRLGEGPSAYLGRYARQMTLIEEDHKQIPLGWIRPMSSKFAFQPVLGSAFSKKLYALTSNLNGGRRAMVPLGTFEELMPQDFLPTQLLRALLVMDTDQAQALGALELDEEDLGLVGFACPAKYEYGIALRDCLTKIEKEG, encoded by the coding sequence GTGCAAAGCTTTAAGCTTAAGAAAGGTCTCGATCTTCCGGTGCTCGGTGCGCCGATTCAGGAGATCGAAGAGACCAAAGAAACGGAAACCGTAGCGGTTCTGGCCGCGGACTATGTGGGGATGAAACCCCGGCTGCTGGTCCAGGAAGGCGATGCCGTTTCCATCGGTTCGCCGCTGTTTTTTCACAAGGACACGCCCGATGTGATGGTCGTCTCTCCGGCTCCGGGTCGGGTCAAGGCGGTCAATCGCGGTGCGCGTCGCGTCCTGATCAGTGTCGAGATCGAAGTCGGCGACACTGGTGCCGCGCCTGTGGATTTCTCAAGCATCGGTGATTCTGCGACGGCGGAAGGGCTCGCCCAACGCCTGTGCGCCTCCGGCCTCTGGACGTCTTTTCGCACGCGCCCCTATTCCAAGGTGCCAGATCCGGCGACGCGTCCGGCGGCGATCTTCGTCAACGCCATGGATACGGAGCCGCTTTCGCCGGATCCCCTGGTGGTTCTCGCCGAATGCGCCGATGACTTTGCCAAAGGCCTCGAAGCGGTCGCGTCCCTCAGTGAGGGCAAGACTTATCTGTGCCATGAAACCGGCGCTTCGGTTCCAGGAAGCGATGTCGCCGGGATCGAGCCTGCCGCTTTCTCGGGGCCGCATCCCGCTGGTCTTTCCGGTACACACATTCACTTTCTGGAAGCGCCGGGAGCCGCAAAAACGGTCTGGACCATCGGATATCAGGACGTCGTCGCCATCGGAAGGTTGCTTCGCAGCGGACACCATGACCCGCGCAGGGTGATCGCGCTATCCGGGCCGCTTTGTGCGAAGCCTCGATTGATTCGTACGGTCACGGGCGCATCGATGGAAGAACTCAGCCGGAACGAGATCGCAGGAGACAAACCGGCCCGTCTGATTTCCGGTTCAATCCTGAGCGGCCGGTTGGGGGAGGGGCCGAGCGCCTACCTTGGCCGATACGCCCGCCAGATGACCCTGATCGAAGAGGACCACAAGCAGATCCCGCTGGGATGGATTCGCCCCATGTCCTCCAAATTCGCCTTTCAGCCCGTGCTCGGCTCTGCGTTCTCCAAAAAGCTCTATGCCCTGACTTCGAACCTTAATGGCGGCCGCCGCGCCATGGTGCCGCTTGGCACGTTCGAGGAACTGATGCCGCAGGATTTCCTGCCGACACAATTGCTGCGCGCGTTGCTGGTGATGGATACGGATCAGGCGCAGGCGTTGGGAGCGCTCGAACTGGACGAAGAAGATCTGGGGCTGGTAGGTTTTGCCTGTCCCGCCAAATACGAATACGGCATAGCGCTGCGCGACTGCCTCACCAAAATTGAGAAGGAGGGCTAG
- a CDS encoding FAD:protein FMN transferase: MGTRYSVTALDHDRSVNKAALHKAIENSLLNVNAQMSNWDPSSEVSRFNAFASTEPMAVSEDLAKVVSAAKDIYHASEGQFDITLGPVIEAWGFGAKDTHGHTQPAADRLATALNAAGQTDGLRVKGNRISKNHPDTQIYLPSIGKGYGIDQMAQAVKGFGLKDFMVEIGGDLYVSGHNADGLDWQIGIESPDARKRQAYRIAAVSNLGMATSGDYRNYFEQDGHRYSHIIDPKTGWPVTHRTASVTVLAENAMLADAWATALLVHGTERGLEIANQRDLAALFIDRHADSSEKGFVTTSSKRFAALQA; encoded by the coding sequence ATGGGAACGCGTTATTCGGTCACGGCTTTAGACCATGATCGGTCAGTCAACAAGGCCGCCTTGCACAAAGCGATCGAAAATAGCCTTTTGAACGTCAACGCCCAGATGTCCAACTGGGATCCTTCATCGGAAGTATCGCGCTTCAACGCGTTTGCCTCGACTGAACCGATGGCAGTCTCCGAGGACCTCGCCAAAGTCGTCAGCGCCGCAAAGGACATTTACCATGCAAGCGAAGGCCAATTCGACATCACCCTCGGCCCGGTGATCGAAGCCTGGGGCTTTGGCGCTAAAGACACCCACGGGCACACACAGCCGGCAGCCGACAGGCTGGCAACAGCCCTCAACGCCGCAGGCCAGACGGACGGACTGCGTGTAAAGGGTAATCGGATCAGCAAGAACCACCCCGACACGCAGATCTATCTGCCGTCGATCGGCAAGGGGTATGGCATCGACCAGATGGCCCAGGCGGTCAAAGGGTTCGGTCTGAAGGATTTCATGGTCGAGATCGGCGGCGACCTTTACGTCTCCGGACACAATGCCGACGGATTGGACTGGCAAATCGGCATCGAATCCCCGGATGCCCGCAAGCGGCAGGCTTACCGGATCGCCGCCGTCTCCAACCTCGGCATGGCAACATCGGGCGACTACCGGAACTATTTCGAACAGGACGGCCATCGCTATTCGCACATCATCGACCCGAAAACCGGGTGGCCGGTCACACATCGCACCGCATCCGTGACGGTTCTGGCCGAAAACGCCATGCTCGCCGATGCCTGGGCGACCGCGCTGCTGGTGCATGGAACCGAACGGGGACTTGAGATCGCAAATCAGCGTGATCTGGCTGCGCTCTTCATTGACCGGCACGCCGATTCCAGCGAAAAGGGCTTTGTGACCACCTCCAGCAAACGGTTTGCAGCTCTGCAGGCCTGA